The window TTAAGGCTCGAATGTACCAAAAAACTGTTAATTAGATTTTTAGTATTCTGCAATTTCAATTTCTTTAGGAACACATTTATTTACTCCGCCACAAAGCTGGATGCATTCAGATCTATTATCAAAATTTGTAAGATCACAAAGTTCACTAACAGGTGAACAACAATGATAAACTGTTTTAGTTCTTGGATATGATCTATATATAGGTGCATATGAAGGAGTTATAGATCCACTTACTCTTTGAGCAGAAATGTAAGTACTAAAATTAAACATAATCGAAAAAAATAATAATGGATACTTTAATATATTTCTCATAGTTATTCTCTCATTTAAAAAATTTTGAAATAGTGATAAAATTGTTATATATGTAACAGTAAGTTGAAATGTTCTATTAATAGTCTAAAATAAATCGTTACAAATTTTCAATATTTAAATAAATATTTTTTAAATTAAATAAATATTTTTTGTAAATTGCTGCAAAAATATACTAACACGTTAAAGGAAAGATAAAATGTTAAACAGCTCTAAAGGTATGTTAGAGGTAATTTGTGGACCTATGTTTTCAGGAAAGACCGAAGAACTTATAAGAAGACTCAAAAGGGCTGAATTTGCACAACTTAAAGTTATCGCTTTTAAACATAAGATAGATAACCGTATGACCATAGAATGTATAAATGCTCATAATGGAGATAAATTCAAGGCAATTGCTTTGGATAATCCAGAAGATATAAGACTATTTGTCGGTCAAGAAACCGATATTGATATTATTGCAATAGATGAAGTGCAGTTTTTCTCTTCAAGTATAATTAGTGTATTGCTAGAATTAGTTGATAATAAAAAGCGAGTAATTGTTTCTGGTCTTGATTTAGATTTTAGAGGTATGCCTTTTGGTTGCATTTCGCAGTTA of the Candidatus Babela massiliensis genome contains:
- a CDS encoding thymidine kinase yields the protein MLNSSKGMLEVICGPMFSGKTEELIRRLKRAEFAQLKVIAFKHKIDNRMTIECINAHNGDKFKAIALDNPEDIRLFVGQETDIDIIAIDEVQFFSSSIISVLLELVDNKKRVIVSGLDLDFRGMPFGCISQLLTFADYVTKLKAVCVKCGQDAHFTQRLIDDKIARFDDPVIIVGAQERYQSRCRACFILDNKYWTEIKRL